Proteins from a genomic interval of Rosa chinensis cultivar Old Blush chromosome 2, RchiOBHm-V2, whole genome shotgun sequence:
- the LOC121051952 gene encoding polygalacturonase-like — MENPISLIFLSLFIVFINSALTVSTTVTYNVADLGAKPDGKTDSTKAFLSGWAKACASAKPSVIYVPAGRFLLRNAIFNRPCKNRAITFRIAGTLVAPSDYQVIGNAGNWLFFRHVNGVTISGGILDGQGTGLWDCKASGKVCASGATTLEFSNSNNIVVSGVTSLNAQMFHIVINGCNNVKVQGVRVSASGHSPNTDGIHVQKSSGVTILDSKIATGDDCVSIGPATTNLWIENVACGPGHGINIGSLGKDLEEDGVQNVTVKTVTFTGTQNGLRIKSWGRPSTGFAKNILFQHAVMFNVQNPIVIDQNYCPGEKGCPGQVSGVQISDVTYQNIHGTSATQVAVKFDCSSRYPCSKITLDDVKLSYKNQAAEASCSHAGGTAVGMVQPTSCL; from the exons atggaAAATCCCATAAGCCTCATTTTTCTCTCACTTTTTATCGTCTTCATAAACTCAGCC CTAACAGTATCAACTACAGTCACTTACAATGTGGCCGATTTAGGAGCCAAACCAGATGGCAAAACTGACTCAACCAAGGCCTTCCTGTCTGGATGGGCCAAAGCTTGTGCCTCGGCCAAGCCCTCGGTCATTTATGTCCCAGCCGGAAGGTTCTTGCTTCGCAATGCGATTTTCAACCGGCCATGCAAGAACAGGGCCATCACGTTTCGCATTGCTGGCACACTCGTCGCCCCTTCAGATTACCAGGTCATAGGAAATGCTGGTAACTGGCTTTTCTTTAGGCATGTGAATGGGGTTACCATCTCCGGTGGAATTCTTGACGGTCAAGGCACTGGTTTGTGGGATTGCAAGGCCTCCGGCAAGGTTTGCGCCAGTGGAGCAACT ACACTGGAGTTTTCCAACTCGAACAACATTGTCGTGAGTGGAGTGACATCCCTAAACGCCCAAATGTTCCACATAGTCATCAACGGCTGCAACAATGTGAAAGTGCAAGGTGTTAGGGTTTCTGCCTCTGGTCACAGCCCAAACACCGATGGAATCCACGTCCAAAAGTCCTCGGGCGTCACTATTCTCGACTCTAAGATTGCAACCGGTGACGACTGTGTCTCAATTGGTCCGGCAACAACTAATCTATGGATTGAAAACGTCGCATGTGGACCCGGCCATGGAATCAA CATTGGGAGTTTAGGCAAGGACCTGGAGGAGGATGGAGTGCAAAATGTAACGGTCAAAACTGTTACATTTACAGGTACTCAAAATGGTCTGAGAATCAAATCATGGGGAAGACCCAGTACTGGGTTTGCTAAGAACATTCTTTTCCAACATGCTGTCATGTTCAATGTCCAAAATCCGATCGTTATTGATCAAAATTATTGCCCAGGCGAAAAAGGGTGCCCTGGTCAG GTTTCGGGAGTTCAAATTAGTGACGTGACATATCAAAACATCCACGGCACATCAGCAACACAAGTTGCTGTGAAATTCGACTGTAGTTCTAGGTACCCTTGTAGCAAGATCACACTGGATGATGTGAAGCTCAGTTACAAGAACCAAGCAGCCGAAGCTTCATGCAGCCATGCCGGTGGAACAGCTGTGGGTATGGTTCAACCGACAAGTTGTTTGTAG